The DNA sequence AAAAAATTCTTTGAACGAATTGGCGCCTCAGATATGGAGAAAAAAGTTGTAGAAATGCGTGCTCAACTTAATGAACCCTTCTATCTCCTGGTAGCCGGAGAATATAATTCGGGCAAATCCAGTTTTATTAATGCTATGTGCGGTGAACGAGTCCTTACAGATGGTCCAACGCCTACAACCAATCGAATTACCCTCCTAACCTATGGCGATAAGGTCGAGATTAAAGAAGTTGGTGATCATCTATGTCAGGCAACTTATCCTATGGAATCACTGAAGGATGTTACCCTGGTTGATACTCCTGGCACAAATTCAATTATTATAGAACATTCAGCCCTAACGGAAAGTTTTGTTCACAGGGCAGAACTCGTACTTTTTGTGACCTCTGCAGACCATCCGTTTACGGAGAGTGAACGTCAATTTCTACAATTCCTTAAAAATAAATGGGGAAGGAAAGTGCTGTTTATTCTCAATAAGATAGATTTAAAAACACCAGAAGAACTCAACGAAATCATAAACTTTTTGGAAAAAAATTGCTATCGTCTGTTGGGTTTTGAGCCTAAAATTTTAGCGGTATCTGCCAGGGAGGCATACAGGGCAAAGGTTGAAGGAAATAAAGAGCTACTTGATAAAAGTAAAATCGTGGAAGTCGAAAATTTTATCTTTGATAAACTGGATCTGGATACAAAGATCGATTTTAAACTGGTCAGCCCTCTAAAATACCTCTTTAATGTCTTTACCGAGCTTCAGCACAATCTGTCTGAAAAGGTTAATAAATGTAATACAGACATTAAAAGTATTGAACGATTTGAGACACGACTTAAGAATAAAAAACACGACATGCAGGAATACACATTAAAGTATAAAGATGAGATTAAGCTGGTATTCTCACGATTAAAAGAAAAACTAGATAACTTCCTGAATTCATACGTTACGATAAAATCAGTAACTTTTTCTAAAGTAGGACGGGAAAAGATTGATGAAAAATTTAAGAGAGAAGTATATGGACTTTTGAATCCACAAGTTGACTTAGACCGAATTATTGACGACGTAGTAGATTATGTGGCAAGAAACAATCGTGCATTATGGGATCTGGCAAGAGATCATATTGAAAAAGAAGTAGGATATGACCGTAGAGCTGGAAGCATTCTTGACGGACATGCCGAACGTCACTATGATGACCGAAAGCACGAAATAGAAATCGCCTTAAAATCCCGTTCCAAAGAATTCAGAGAATTGGATATCGACCGGGAATCAGAAAGGATAAATAGTTCTGTTCAGGGTGGATTTATTAGCTTTTTGGTGACCGAAGCGTTTGCTATTGGTATTGGAGTTAGTGCTGTTATGATATTCTCATGGATTGTGCCTCCTCCGGTTACTATAGGAATTTCTGTGGCATTGGCAGCTATCGGATTTGCCATTCTTCCTAAACGGAGGAAAACCTTCCGTAACGAGTTTATTAAACGGACGGATGCAATTTGTGAGCGATTCGTAGAATTTATGAAGTTTGAAATAGATAAAGCTATTGACCGCGTAATTGAAGACATTAGCAATAATATTTCATCATACAGGGACCTTCGCTGGACAGAGAGGGAAGAAATAGTCAGGCAAGTGTCTGAGGTAAATATGTTATTAGAAAGCGTGAAAACCCTTATGCGAAAAAGTGGTCTTAGCTAAGGAGAAATGCATGAAAATAGTAAGAATGTTGCTTGTGACAGTATGCTTCATATTCGTCTCCTATACAGCATTTGGCGCAAACTATTGCCTGAATTGCTTTGATAATATTGATGAAAATGAGAAGTACTGCATTGTATGCAAAACAAAATTATCCGTTGATAAATTAAAGAATGAGGAAGATCAGTTAATTTATGCCGTTACCTTATCCCGACAAAATTACCGAAAGGCGCTTGATGAATTGAGAGAACATTATCAGAGTACCGGTAATCAACTTCGTCTCCAAAAAGCTCGCAGGGAGCTTGATGCGTTGGATAAAGTACCACAACCTTTGTATACTAATGAAGGGTTGGGAGATGTGCAAACAGGAATGGCCTTACGGGATATTGAGGGTGCAAATATACTCCTTAAAGATGGTTTGATGTATAAAAAATCACTCAGTAAAGAAAACCGTATTACAGCCATTAAGCGTCTGGAAAAGCTGCTACAGGAGTATCCTGATAGTGATAAAGTAGATGATGCCGCCTTTGCAATTGCAGAAATATATGCCAGTATTTATTTTAAGGATTATGAGAGTGCAGCAAAATATTATATAAAGAGTTATCAGTTAAATCCAGGTATTAAGCAACCAGCACTTTTACATGCTGCTGAGATGTATGATAAAATGGCTGATTATAACAGAGCCAAAGTAATTTATAAGCAAGCTGCCGTATATAGTCCTAATGCAAAATCATGCAAAAAAGCACAAAAAAGACTATCCATATTAGAACAAGAATCTTATGGTAAAAAGTAAGCCATATGCTCTTTGGGATTGGATACGATATTCATAAACTTGTTGAAAACCGCAAATTGGTGCTAGGAGGAGTAGAATTTGATTATCATTTAGGTCTCCTTGGTCATTCAGATGCCGATGTGGTACTCCATGCAGTATGTGATGCCTTATTGGGAGCGGCAGCTCTTGGTGATATAGGAGAGCACTTTCCTGATACTGATCAAAAATGGAAAGGAGTCTCCAGTAAAATCCTTCTTTCAAGGGTTGCGGATCTTGTAAAAGAACAACGCTATATAATCAATAATATAGATGTAATGATCCTTGCTCAACAACCAAAAATTGGTATGAAAAAACTGGAAATGAAGAGAAATATAGCAGAATGTCTCCGTATGGATGTAAACAGAGTCAACATAAAGGCGACAACAATGGAAGGGATAGATGCCATTGGCCGCGGTGAGGCTATCGCTACCCAAGCTATTGCAAGTTTATATGAAGATCTGTAATTTTTAAAGGATAAGATGTTTCAATATGGCAATATGGAAAAGGAAAAAAAAGATAAAGGAATCTGAGGATACTCTTCAGAAGGTAGAAATTAAAGAACTACCGGCAGATACTGTCTCTCCTGAGAAAAAAGAAATAAAGGAGATATCACAGGAAATACAGGTAAATAATGCTTTCTCAGAAAACATGGAGAAAAAAGAAATATCCCAGAAAACAACGGCAGATAATCCTTCCACAGTAACTGCAATAGAAGAGTCACCTGCAAAAGAACAACCTGAACAGGAAGAACCTATTTCTGAAAAAATGCCAGAATTTGAGCGTCCTGAAACAGCTCAAGAAGATATGAATAGTGGGGTAATACTGTTTGGAAAGAAGATTTCCGGCTTTATGGGTAAGGTATTCTGGGGCACGTTATCTATCGCTATCCTGCCCCCTCTCTTCGCATTCGCTTTTGGTATCTTAACCATCGTATTCATGCTTATCTTCCCAATACTGGGTGTTGTACTCGTTGCATCGATACCTGTGGTGCTGGTAACACTCTTCATATTCCTTATTGCAATTCCTATACTATTTCCTTTACTCGTGATATTTTTACTCATTACCGGCAAAGGAAAATTACTCATCGGTTCAGAAGGAAAATGGATTG is a window from the Candidatus Jettenia sp. genome containing:
- the ispF gene encoding 2-C-methyl-D-erythritol 2,4-cyclodiphosphate synthase, with translation MLFGIGYDIHKLVENRKLVLGGVEFDYHLGLLGHSDADVVLHAVCDALLGAAALGDIGEHFPDTDQKWKGVSSKILLSRVADLVKEQRYIINNIDVMILAQQPKIGMKKLEMKRNIAECLRMDVNRVNIKATTMEGIDAIGRGEAIATQAIASLYEDL